From a region of the Dictyostelium discoideum AX4 chromosome 2 chromosome, whole genome shotgun sequence genome:
- a CDS encoding major facilitator superfamily protein, with protein MGGAVLINSGNSSNTPINEEEPSGLETNFGTTTPNLKKKYLIQYIILYAYLACIFISTFLYDIFIPTLLFHYVEHKFPDLTPQEKSSKSSYYKSYSDGFPFLVMFLFGPLVGYISDRYGRKSNFYLSVLTVMFVIMSCFVSMETNNIYCFYVFHTIGGLYNVSNSVVFSFIYDISDEKDIPVLFTLCGLSMGLGTTIGSLIYAFVPTDKVPYMMLYISSGFALVSLILVPFLIETIHISRENNKNKTFVKKSFENPNPFSTIKSLFTNNGFISWTILLFFSIQYTGQDIWSTFYYYSYLMYNWNQKTIGLFTLGVGGATILYSVLIVPLFLKVLSEKKVITIGFFITFCAHVMLSSSKFSQYLFIFGAIVSSIVPCVSNLLCSVISKSTPQEVQGSVLTGLQSVKALGSFAGAMVANNLLSHFSSDESSIYFPQAIYFLNGVVLFIIMIISILVWRFYKNKIKNNVNNNNN; from the exons atgggtggTGCGGTGCTTATTAATAGTGGTAACAGTAGTAATACTCCTATTAATGAAGAAGAGCCGTCTGGATTGGAAACTAATTTTGGTACCACTActccaaatttaaaaaaaaagtacttAATTCagtatataatattatatgcATATTTAGCGTGTATTTTTATATCAACATTTTTATATGATATTTTCATTCcaactttattatttcattatgTTGAACATAAATTTCCAGATTTAACACCTCAAGAAAAAAGTTCGAAATCATCATATTATAAATCTTATTCTGATGGTTTTCCATTTTTAGttatgtttttattt ggACCACTTGTGGGATATATTTCAGATAGATATGGAAGAAAatccaatttttatttatcagTTTTAACAGTTATGTTTGTTATTATGTCATGTTTTGTATCAATGGAAACAAATAacatttattgtttttatgtTTTCCATACCATTGGTGGTTTATATAATGTTTCAAACTCTGTAGTTTTTTCATTCATTTATGATATTTCCGATGAAAAAGATATTCCAGTTTTGTTTACATTATGTGGACTTTCAATGGGCCTTGGTACAACGATTGGATCTTTAATTTATGCATTTGTACCAACTGATAAGGTTCCATATATGATGTTATACATTTCTAGTGGGTTCGCTTTAGTATCTCTTATACTTGttccatttttaattgaaaccATTCACATCTCTcgagaaaataataaaaataaaacttttgtaaaaaaaagttttgaaaATCCAAATCCATTCTCAActattaaaagtttattcACAAATAATGGTTTTATTTCTTGgacaattttattatttttttcaattcaatATACTGGTCAAGATATCTGGTCAACCTTTTACTATTACTCATATCTAATGTATAACTGGAATCAAAAAACAATTGGTCTTTTTACtcttggtgttggtggtgcaACAATTTTATATAGTGTTTTAATTGttccattatttttaaaagttttat ctgaaaaaaaagtaattacaATTGGATTCTTTATTACATTCTGTGCACATGTAATGCTATCAAGTTCAAAGTTTTCacaatatctttttatttttggtgcAATAGTTAGTAGTATTGTTCCATGTGTTTCGAATTTATTATGCTCTGTAATATCTAAATCTACACCTCAAGAAGTTCAAGGATCAGTATTAACAGGTCTTCAATCTGTAAAAGCACTTGGTAGCTTTGCTGGTGCCATGGTAGCTAATAATTTACTAAGTCATTTCTCAAGTGATGAATCATCGATTTACTTTCCTCAAGctatctattttttaaatggtgttgtattatttataataatgatcATTTCTATTTTAGTTTGgagattttataaaaacaaaatcaaaaataatgtaaacaataataacaattaa
- the pmmB gene encoding phosphomannomutase B, whose translation MSQNKNTICLFDVDDTLTKPRNAITNEMKELLASLRTKIKIGVVGGSNFNKIKEQLGENFINDFDYVFAENGLIAYKDGSLLEIQDIKKYLGEENIKKFINFVLHYVADLDIPIKRGTFVEFRNGMLNISPIGRNCSQQEREEFEKYDLEHKIRSTMVSILKEEFKSFGLQYSIGGQISFDVFPIGWDKTYCLRHLPEDEFKTLYFFGDKTFLGGNDYEIANHPRITQSFTVKSPANTLAILNDFFFKK comes from the exons ATGtcacaaaataaaaacactATATGTTTGTTTGATGTGGATGATACTTTAACTAAACCGAGAAATGCAA TCACCAATGAAATGAAAGAATTATTGGCATCTTTAAGaacaaaaataaagataggtgttgttggtggctctaattttaataaaattaaagagcAATTAGgtgaaaattttattaatgattttgattatgTATTTGCAGAAAATGGTTTAATAGCATATAAAGATGGTTCATTATTAGAAATTCaa gATATTAAAAAGTATTTAGGTGaagaaaatatcaaaaaatttattaattttgtgTTACATTATGTAGCTGATCTTGATATTCCAATAAAAAGAGGTACCTTTGTTGAATTTAGAAATGGTATGCTTAATATCTCGCCAATTGGTAGAAATTGTTCCCAACAAGAACgtgaagaatttgaaaagtATGATTTG gaACACAAAATTAGATCAACAATggtatcaatattaaaagaggaatttaaatcttttggtTTACAATATTCAATTGGTGGTCAAATAAGTTTTGATGTTTTTCCAATTGGTTGGGATAAAACTTATTGTTTACGTCATTTACCAGAGGATGAATTTAAAACACTCTACTTTTTTGgtgataaaacttttttgGGTGGTAATGATTATGAAATTGCTAATCACCCAAGAATTACACAATCTTTTACTGTAAAATCACCAGCTAATACTTTGGCCATTTTAAacgatttcttttttaaaaaatag